A single Crateriforma conspicua DNA region contains:
- a CDS encoding serine/threonine-protein kinase, producing MNVPSENDDESRQQVIDELLDVWEEAQENGTDLSVEELCRSHPDLIAEVRDKIARLAEIDGRIGQGMPMSDWSDATLPVRTTIEELEFLQRGGLGAVYVGEDMTAHRRVAVKFLHKHLVADEVCRERFLLEAEVTARLEHPGVIPLYGVGRTTDGDPFYAMRFIDGQSMDDLIASLHSRDDESKTNPLETDRRYRLLLNHFVSVCKTVAYAHNRGIVHRDIKPANVMLGKYGETIVVDWGLAIPVVRDEPFRQSGENTLMPVQSGDSSTSGLGAGTPVYMSPEQASKLAPTPASDIYSLGATLYKILCGTTPVDGESVVEIKEKVIDGRIRPVKDVRGAVPAALAAIAHKAMSLQPADRYPTALKMAEDVEAFLADDPVSAHRETWFGRLFRLARRHRVATQIALIALVLFGVFSAFAFLTLGAYATRETFARKDAEAAERLADEARNNAEQSRNNAEQSRRASLGASAQFLAQSIGNQIDLRWRILESEASSGVLRDLVVELNRKIKTASPDPERGAGAVVLQELAPEQPELQNWLQDRFIEHQNAVKTESWYVQSVQGIQIARVKREPSIGRSYRHRDYFHGLGYDLTPEEARDVGPLAGRIVHMCAAYKSTNSHTLKVAFAVPIYDGPAEQTDRRRIGVIGMAVELGDFAMRDNTWLVDTRVDQYQKRRGLLLQHPELGLQNEDDPPRYMEDAWVQQALRGRRIRMRDLDRGNSHDQEVMVTEVADPIDGRPRVVATEPVIIHGRPDDVADTGWIVVVSDQG from the coding sequence ATGAACGTGCCCTCCGAAAACGACGACGAATCACGACAGCAGGTGATCGATGAGCTGTTGGACGTGTGGGAGGAAGCTCAGGAGAACGGCACCGATTTGAGTGTCGAGGAACTGTGTCGATCGCATCCGGATTTGATCGCCGAGGTTCGTGACAAGATCGCGCGGTTGGCGGAGATCGATGGACGCATCGGTCAAGGCATGCCGATGTCGGACTGGTCCGATGCGACGTTGCCGGTGCGGACGACGATCGAGGAACTGGAGTTCTTACAACGCGGCGGCTTGGGCGCGGTTTATGTCGGCGAAGACATGACGGCACACCGGCGTGTGGCTGTGAAGTTTTTGCACAAGCATTTGGTTGCCGATGAGGTTTGTCGTGAACGGTTTCTGTTAGAAGCCGAGGTGACCGCGCGGCTGGAACACCCCGGTGTGATTCCGTTGTACGGCGTGGGGCGGACGACCGATGGTGACCCTTTCTATGCGATGCGTTTTATCGACGGCCAATCGATGGACGACTTGATCGCTTCGTTGCACAGCCGTGACGATGAATCGAAAACGAACCCGTTGGAAACCGACCGGCGCTATCGATTGCTGTTGAATCATTTTGTTTCGGTCTGCAAGACGGTTGCCTATGCCCACAACCGTGGCATCGTCCACCGCGATATCAAACCCGCCAATGTGATGTTGGGCAAATACGGGGAAACGATCGTCGTCGACTGGGGCTTGGCGATTCCCGTCGTCCGCGATGAACCGTTTCGTCAAAGTGGGGAAAACACACTGATGCCCGTGCAATCGGGTGACAGCAGCACGTCCGGGCTCGGTGCGGGAACGCCAGTGTATATGAGCCCCGAACAGGCGTCGAAGCTGGCCCCGACCCCGGCCAGCGACATCTATAGCCTGGGAGCCACGCTATACAAAATTCTGTGTGGGACGACGCCGGTGGATGGCGAATCGGTGGTCGAGATCAAAGAAAAAGTGATCGACGGACGGATTCGACCGGTCAAAGACGTTCGCGGTGCCGTGCCGGCGGCCCTGGCCGCGATCGCCCACAAAGCGATGTCTCTGCAGCCCGCCGATCGTTATCCTACCGCGCTGAAGATGGCCGAGGACGTGGAGGCGTTTTTAGCCGACGACCCCGTATCGGCTCATCGCGAAACTTGGTTCGGACGATTGTTTCGTTTGGCCCGGCGGCATCGGGTGGCGACCCAGATTGCATTGATCGCATTGGTGCTGTTTGGGGTGTTTTCGGCCTTCGCGTTCTTGACCTTGGGGGCTTACGCGACACGGGAGACTTTCGCGCGCAAAGATGCCGAAGCCGCGGAGCGTCTGGCGGATGAAGCAAGGAACAATGCCGAACAATCACGGAACAATGCCGAACAATCACGGCGGGCATCTCTCGGGGCGAGTGCACAGTTCTTGGCGCAATCGATCGGCAATCAAATCGATTTGCGTTGGCGGATTTTGGAATCCGAGGCGTCATCGGGCGTCTTGCGAGACTTGGTCGTCGAACTGAATCGCAAAATCAAAACCGCTTCGCCTGATCCCGAACGTGGGGCTGGTGCCGTCGTGCTACAGGAACTTGCACCGGAGCAGCCGGAGCTTCAGAACTGGTTGCAGGATCGATTCATCGAACATCAGAACGCGGTGAAGACAGAGTCCTGGTACGTGCAAAGTGTTCAGGGGATTCAGATCGCTCGGGTCAAACGAGAGCCCAGTATTGGTCGCAGCTATCGACATCGTGATTACTTTCACGGGCTGGGGTACGACCTGACACCGGAGGAGGCTCGGGACGTCGGTCCGCTGGCCGGACGCATCGTTCACATGTGTGCCGCCTACAAAAGCACCAATTCGCACACCTTGAAGGTGGCCTTTGCCGTTCCCATCTATGACGGGCCTGCCGAGCAGACCGATCGACGGCGAATCGGCGTCATCGGGATGGCCGTCGAACTGGGCGATTTTGCCATGCGAGACAACACCTGGTTGGTTGATACTCGGGTGGATCAGTACCAGAAACGTCGCGGGTTGCTGTTGCAGCATCCCGAATTGGGACTGCAAAACGAAGACGATCCGCCACGCTATATGGAAGACGCATGGGTCCAGCAAGCTTTGCGTGGACGCCGGATCAGAATGCGGGACCTGGATCGCGGGAATTCGCATGATCAGGAAGTGATGGTGACCGAGGTGGCTGATCCGATCGATGGTCGGCCTCGGGTGGTCGCGACCGAACCGGTGATCATTCATGGCCGACCCGATGACGTGGCCGACACCGGCTGGATCGTGGTGGTCAGCGACCAGGGGTGA
- a CDS encoding RNA polymerase sigma factor, whose translation MPDDSARGEQTIAVERCLELLRDGDTAVRGELLNLTQERLMRLTTKMKRDFRGVGRWEQTEDVFQNASMRLYQAMSSTKIEDARHFFRLAALQIRRELIDLCRHYRGPQGQGAHHVTQAGNQDDGDGRAMAFDPGDAAANPAELQAWSDFHECVDRLPDKEREVFELLWYHELKQDEAAELLGTSTRTIKRLWRSARLMLHEKLSDSTRQSIAL comes from the coding sequence ATGCCCGATGATTCTGCCCGTGGTGAACAAACGATCGCCGTCGAACGCTGCCTTGAATTGCTCCGCGATGGTGACACCGCCGTTCGAGGCGAACTGTTGAATTTGACGCAGGAACGTCTGATGCGTCTGACCACCAAAATGAAACGCGATTTTCGTGGCGTCGGACGGTGGGAACAGACCGAGGATGTCTTTCAAAATGCGTCGATGCGTCTTTACCAGGCCATGTCGTCGACGAAGATCGAAGACGCACGCCATTTCTTTCGATTGGCCGCATTGCAGATCCGCCGTGAATTGATCGACCTGTGCCGTCATTACCGCGGCCCTCAAGGTCAGGGCGCTCATCATGTGACCCAGGCTGGCAACCAGGACGACGGTGACGGTCGCGCGATGGCGTTTGATCCCGGTGACGCCGCCGCAAATCCGGCGGAATTGCAAGCCTGGAGCGATTTTCACGAATGCGTCGATCGACTGCCGGACAAGGAACGCGAGGTGTTCGAATTGTTGTGGTACCACGAGCTGAAACAGGACGAGGCGGCCGAGCTGTTGGGAACATCGACGCGAACCATCAAGCGGCTGTGGCGTTCGGCAAGGCTGATGTTGCATGAAAAGCTGAGCGATTCGACACGCCAAAGCATCGCGTTGTGA
- a CDS encoding PDZ domain-containing protein — MKTLTACTAVLAAMITFTTASADQRVLVQPNPGTGPAASYFLGVYTETVAVTLPGGPVGPVAAAQVGVRVVPSPGPGPVHYVQRVTGVVPGSPAAHIGLEPGDQLVTGNGRPLTCRNALIHAVNQSGGQLNLVVINVRTGQPMNLTAYPRYQGGPVALNR; from the coding sequence ATGAAAACGCTGACCGCCTGCACCGCCGTCCTTGCCGCCATGATCACCTTCACCACCGCCAGTGCCGACCAACGCGTCTTGGTTCAGCCCAATCCGGGCACCGGACCGGCCGCCAGCTATTTCCTGGGCGTGTACACCGAAACCGTCGCGGTCACGCTTCCCGGCGGTCCCGTCGGCCCGGTTGCCGCCGCTCAAGTCGGCGTCCGAGTCGTCCCATCACCCGGCCCTGGTCCCGTTCACTACGTCCAGCGTGTGACGGGTGTCGTCCCGGGGTCGCCGGCCGCCCACATCGGCTTGGAACCCGGCGATCAGCTGGTCACCGGAAACGGTCGACCGCTGACGTGCCGAAACGCTCTGATCCACGCCGTGAATCAAAGCGGGGGCCAGTTGAACTTGGTCGTGATCAATGTTCGCACGGGCCAGCCGATGAATCTGACCGCTTACCCGCGTTACCAAGGCGGCCCGGTGGCGCTGAACCGTTGA